A segment of the Synechococcus sp. CBW1002 genome:
GCGCCGGCGGTGCTGCTGGCCCGTCTGGATCTGGTGCGGATCCGGGTGGTGCCCTCCTCCACCACCATGGTTCTTGTGCTCAACATCCTGGTGCTGGGAGGGCTCATGGCAGGACGCTGGCTGAGCACCCACGGCCAGGCGTTGGGGGCTTCGGCCTGATCGTGGCAGTCCCCTGGCTGTAACTCCAGAGGTTGCCCAGCACCTTCTTCACGTAGAGCCGCGTTTCCGGATAGGGGATCGCCTCCACCCAGAGTTCCGGTTCGTCCCGCAGGCGGCGCCGTTCAGCCGGGTCGGCCAGCCAGCCGGTCACGGCCCCCGGGCCGGCGTTGTAGCTGGCGATCATCGGCAGGAGCTGCTGATCCCACTGGCGAGCCAGTTGGTGCAGATAGAGGGCGCCGAGGCGGGTGTTGAGGCCGGGATCCTCCAGCTCCCGGCTGCTCATCGGCCGGCCCGCCAGCTCTGAAGCGGTACTGGGCAGCAGTTGCAGCAGCCCCACGGCGTCAGCGGGAGAGTGCACGGATGGGGTGAAACGTGATTCCTGCTTGGCCACCGCCAGCAGCAGGCTCACGGGCAGCCCTACGGGGGCTGCCGCCATCTGAAATTCCGGCAGGAAGCGCTTGGGGTGGAGGCTGCGCTCCAGCAGGGGCTGCAGCCCGCAGGGATCCGGGGCGAGCCGCAGGGAGGCCAGCTCCAGCTGCCCGAGGCCTGTCCAGTCGTCGCCGACACCCTGGCGCAGCCGCCCCTCCACCAGCAGGGTGGCGCTGTCGCCGGGCGGCACGTTGCCACGGCGCTGGCGCCATTGCTCCCAGGCCTCGAGCCGTTGATCGAGGCGCCAGAGGGTATCGAGCCCGGGATCACCGCTCCGCAGGGGCCACCAGGGCTCGCCGCTGGCGGCAGGTTCGCCGGGGTTGGGCAGGGGGGTGGCCTGTGCGTCCAGCAGGGTGTCGGCGGCGGGATCTCCCAGCTGGGCGGCGGCCCGCCAGGCGTAGTAGCCCCCGGGCCACTGCCGGCGCAGCTCCTGCCAGCGGATGAGCCCCGCCTGGCGGTCCCCCTGGCGGACCTGGGCGTAGCCCAGCCAGAAGCTGGCCCGGGCCGCCAGCGGTGCCGGCAGGGTTTCCGGGGTGATCGTGCTCAGCAGCTGGCTGGCGTCGGCCCATCGCCCTGCCAGGAGGGCGGAGCGGGCCAGCTCCCACTGCAGATCCCAGCTGGCCCGATCCGTGGGCCAGCGCCGCAGCACCGCCTGGGCGCCACGGCCTCCGCCTGCCAGGACCGCGTGAGCCTGCACCGGCGCACTGGAGCGCCAGCGGGGTGGCAGTTGCGCCAGCAACGCGTCGGTCTGCGGCTGCAGGACCAGCAGCCGCACGGCTTCATCGGCCTCGGGGGCCTGCGGGGCGCGGCGGACCAGCTCCAGCAGGCGCCCCTGGCCCAGGGCGTTGTCGGTGGCAGTGCCCCGCAGCAGGGCCTGGGCCAGGCTCAGCTCGGTGGCGTTGGAGCCGCGGCCACCCCTCAGGCAGGCCAGGGCGGCCTGGCCGTCGCCCAACTGGGCGAGGCCGCCGGCCAGCTGATCCCGTTGACCCGCGTTCGGTGCTGGATTCTTGAGGGCACAGGCCGCGCGGATCGGCCCGATCGCGCCGGGCCAGCGGGCTCCCCAGCGGGCCAGATGGCTGGCGCCATCCAGCAGGGCCTGGCCCTGATCGCCGGCCTCAAGGGCGGCGGCCAGGGCCGCTGGATGGGCGGGGAAGCGCTGCCGCAGCCGTTGCCGCTGGATCGGCTGTTCCCTTCCGAGGGCGTAGAGGGCATCGGCACTGCTCGGGGCGCCGGGGAAGCGGCGCAGTTGTTGCTGCCAGAGCTGGGTGGCGGCGTTGCTGTCGCCCAGGGCTTCCGCGGCCAGGGCGTCCTGTTTGAGCACCACGGCGGCGAGGGGATCGGCTCCCCAGCCCTGGTGGCGCAGGAGCTGCCTCCGTTGGCGTGGCTCCTCGCCCAGGCGGGCGTGCAGCAGGAGCGCCGCCTCCCGCCGCCGCCAGGGATCCGGGTCCCAGCGCGCCGCCCTGGTCAGTGCAGCACTGGAGACGGCGGGAGTCAGGGGTGGGCGCAGCCACTGCAGCAGGGCGCCGCCACCGAGGAGCGCCGCGCCGGTCCCCAGGGTGGTCGCCGCGATCAGCAGGGGGAAACGGGGCACGGCGTGCGGGCCAGCTGCCGGCATTCTGGGGATCCCTCCGCCGCCGGTGCCGCCGGCTCGGTCGATGCCGCGGTTGCCGTCCCTGCCGCCCTTGCCGCCGTTGCTCACCACCCTGCCGGGAGCGGCCCAGCGGCGGCGCTCCCGGCAGATCTGGGGGGCGGCCGGGCTCGTGCTGCTGCTGCGGCCCTATCCGCCTTTCCGCTGGTTGCCGG
Coding sequences within it:
- a CDS encoding lytic transglycosylase domain-containing protein, which produces MPRFPLLIAATTLGTGAALLGGGALLQWLRPPLTPAVSSAALTRAARWDPDPWRRREAALLLHARLGEEPRQRRQLLRHQGWGADPLAAVVLKQDALAAEALGDSNAATQLWQQQLRRFPGAPSSADALYALGREQPIQRQRLRQRFPAHPAALAAALEAGDQGQALLDGASHLARWGARWPGAIGPIRAACALKNPAPNAGQRDQLAGGLAQLGDGQAALACLRGGRGSNATELSLAQALLRGTATDNALGQGRLLELVRRAPQAPEADEAVRLLVLQPQTDALLAQLPPRWRSSAPVQAHAVLAGGGRGAQAVLRRWPTDRASWDLQWELARSALLAGRWADASQLLSTITPETLPAPLAARASFWLGYAQVRQGDRQAGLIRWQELRRQWPGGYYAWRAAAQLGDPAADTLLDAQATPLPNPGEPAASGEPWWPLRSGDPGLDTLWRLDQRLEAWEQWRQRRGNVPPGDSATLLVEGRLRQGVGDDWTGLGQLELASLRLAPDPCGLQPLLERSLHPKRFLPEFQMAAAPVGLPVSLLLAVAKQESRFTPSVHSPADAVGLLQLLPSTASELAGRPMSSRELEDPGLNTRLGALYLHQLARQWDQQLLPMIASYNAGPGAVTGWLADPAERRRLRDEPELWVEAIPYPETRLYVKKVLGNLWSYSQGTATIRPKPPTPGRGCSASVLP